The nucleotide window AAATAGTGTTACGTTGCCAAGAATTGTATAACTTTGTGTCATTTGTTCAAATCATAGTAGCTGCTTGCTTCAGTAATGATGATAATATGATTCATTATTCATTTTAGAACTTAATAATTCAATCTAGAGCCGCTAGATTTGCTTTAGTAAACACTACTAACTAATGCTCCAGAGCCTTACCTCTTCAGATTTGATGACTTCTGCTCTCTCCACATACACTAACTGGCAGACAGCATCCTCAATGGAGTTGAACTGACGGCCGTTACATGCCGTGTAGAAGCTGTCAGCATCGgcctaaagaaaagaaaagaacacaaTGACCGTCCATTCATAAAATGCTGAACATCAAAAAAACTATGAGTTTATTTTGCAAATCACATGGCAAAATGTGTCTACGGTCAGAATCGGAGGCAGATCAACTTCTTGTGAAGTTTACATGCAGGCGGCCCCAGAAAATGCATGAAGGGTTTTTTTCTGGAGGATTGTGATATAAACCAAATTAGTGAGGATTAGATAGACTGGGGACTTTTTAGATCCTGCCCAATCAGATGTCActtcatttattgttattgttcttGTTTCTGTCCAAATCACTAACCTGACGCCTGAACTTGACCAGCACCATGTACTGGTTGGGCATGGAGTCCCGGATGACCTTCATGTGCTCCATGACGTCATTGAAGGGAGCCACAAACTTCATGAGGTCGTGGCTGGTCATGGTGGTGGGAACGGTGAGGATGCACAGCATCGCGCTCCGCCGCACGTCCTCTGTGAGCGACGTCATCTTACTGTCAACACACAAAACAAGACCAACGGCTCCAATCAACCATGCAACAAAGCGTCTGTTGTTCTAATTCCACAAATTCCGTTTTTTTGAcacaattatattttgaaaattcatataaataaatccCAGCAAACCAACTCAGTTCCCAGTTTACTCCTATTTGGGGTAATGAACAATTTATACCTGGTAATAAAGATGGTGGATTTAAGTTATGGAATATAAGAGGCATTCAGAAAATGAAGGATTTATATGAAGATGGGGTTTTACTTTCATTTGATCAGCTGTGCCAGAAATATACAATccctaaaaaacatttttttaagtatttgcaGTTGAAAAGTTACATGAtatcaaaagaaaaacagatacTCTGTATGCCATCTTTATCAAAATTAGAAGAAATAACTCTTGGAAATTTAGAAGGTAAAGGTCATTTATCTGTGTACTATAATCTAATGGTCAAACACAGCACTGAATCAACATTGGACAAATTAAATGCCTGGAAAATGGATATAAAAGAAGATATAGATGAAGTAGACTGGAAATATGCATGTCTTAAAGCACAAACACAGACAATAAATACAAGGTTTAAATTACTTCAATATAAATGGTTAATGAGAACCTATATAACACCTGTCAAACTTCATCGAATATCCTGTAATATTCCAGATGTGTGTTCTAAATGCTTGGATAACAAAGGTACATTATACCATTGCCTCTGGGAATGCCCAAAAATACAAAACTTCTGGAAGGAGGTTTTAAAATGTATGTCAAATATGTTTGGTATTAAAATTCCTATGAATGTAAAACTTTGCATTCTTGGAATATATCCAATGGACATCATACAAACATCAAAACAGATTAAACTTATAGACTTTGGTCTGCTTCAAGCCAGAAGAGCTATTGCACTATGCTGGAAGAGTATGGATGCTCCATCCATGAAAATGTGGATTAAGGAGATATCAAACTTTATCGGATTGGAAAGGCTAACTTATATTGCTAAATGCAAGAGGAAAGACTTTGATCGGCTGTGGGAGCCATACATAAATATCATGTAAATTGGGAATGTAGACTTTACAGAAAAACACTTTGTATACATTGTCTGTagcaaattcatatatatatataaaaatgtatttattttttttattattattatttattttatttttttattattattattattatttttttttattattattattttctttacctTTAAGAAGTGTTAATTgaagatgtatatgtgaaaagGTGTAAGTATGTGTACTTGTTCTGTGGTTATAAAATGAGAAAATTACAAtaaacatattgaaaaaaaaaaaaaaacaactcagtGACAAATATGATCTCTGATGACAAAGTCTGTAAGCTTACAAAAACACCCTTACAAATAATCAAAGCCAACTTCGTTTCCCAGTTACGTAGGAAAATTgacaaaagaaacaacaacaacaacaacaacaacaaatttaaaAGCCAAGAATGTCACAAATCTAGCGGCTCTGACagctttctctgtgtttcagcagCTATGCTCTAATGATTCAACCTTGTACCAAGTTCAGGCTGTTTTCATGGAGTCACAGTTCACAAGAGTGGAGATGAATTTGACCCTCATAATTTCAAAGACTTTTGTGCGAACAAAAATTGTTCTAGCAGTATTTTAAGCAATAGAATTGTAAACTTCCTTAATAATGGACACAATGTCCTGAGCACAGTGTGTGAGTGGCAACAACTTCTCCAAGTATTTCAGTACGTTTTGAAATATCACAAAAGTtctgtttgtaaaataaattaaatgaaaagaataAAATAGTAGCAGAGTAGTAATCTATTGGAAAACtagtgtgcaaacttttttttccatCACATGCCAAGCTTATTGCATGGCTGTCTGCATTTGAAGGTATCATTGCTGCTTATTGCAGAGAAAATTTAGTTTGTGAAGgatgaaaataactgttttcgtCAGTTAGCCTATTTTATCAACGTATCACTGCATGTCTTACAGATTTCTACTCATTTGAAATCGGATACAGATGCAAGAGTACTGTATTACATTTGCTTGATTGCATTATTGAGCGAGCGATTGCATGTGAATAGGTACTGTCCCTGTTTAAATCATGCATTATCCAAAAACATTCAGTATATAGAAGGAACAAACTAATTCCTAGAGAAAAACAagctagctaaatatgtttaacgtgaATTCTTGATAAATGTGCAGTTTTAAATATTATGGGCTGTTGGTATGAGCTGCTCTTGGAGCGAGTGGAAACCACAATGCTCtgactcaaaaaaaataaaaattctgctcCTTGCTGCTCTGCTCACACACTCTGGTCCCGAGTCAGAATGGCTTCCTTCCAAATCACAGACATGCTGACCACATTCCCATTCTACACAGGCTAATCGATAAACAACGTCAAAGAGGACaacaaatagaaaaatatttgcatgctgtgtcaataaaaaaaaaaaaaagcatttgattctatTTGGCACAATGCAATATGTTATAAATCAGAATTCTGCAAACTCATTCTAAAAGGAGAACACACAATAATGCGTAAAGAGCATAATTATGCCAATCCTACTgactattaaaatgcaaaaaaagatcACTAATTACATTGGAGAGACCGACAGATGGAGATATAGCTAGACAggtatagatagacagacagacagatagacagatagataaatagagacagacagaatgacagaacaacagatagatagatagatagatagatagatagatagatagatagatagatagatagatagatagatagatagatagatagcactaACTTAGTTTTGTAGAGGTGCATGATGCCGTGGACGATCTCCACTGAGGGGTTTCCGCTGAAGAAGGAGATCTGATCCGGCAGCTGTTTTGAAGGAGAGTCTGGAGTCACACTCTCGTCCGTTTGATCATTAGCTTCTCCGTTTACATCAGCTGTGGACTTCAGATCGTCTTTACCGTCCTCGGCTCCTGATGGAAAAACACAGTCGGTTTACTCCTCAGGGGTTAAACGAGTGTCAGATGAAAGAGAGTAAGAGCAGACCTGCACTGGGCTGGAAGGTCTCGATCACCATGTCGCTCATGACGCGGCTGCCCAGGTGCTGGTGGAGGACGGCCGCTCGCTCCAGCTCTGTTTTACCGGCCAGCGTCGCTCTAGCGGACACCAGCGCTGTCTCTCTCATCTCGTCCTCTGACATCTCTGAAACTATGGGACACAGGAGACGTGAGCGGTCTTAACATAAAGGCCTCAAAGAGATTCTAGAAGCAAGCTCAGAGCTCAAACACTGAATGAAAGTATGCTCACTTTTAACACCAAACCAGATGCTCACGATATTTAGCATAATCATGTTTCTGTGCTATTCTCTCAGCTCAGGTACGTGTTTCAACTGccactaatataataaattattccgaaaataataataataaaattagtatattactatttattgtttaaaatgttttgctaTTTAGTTTATGATTACTATTTCACTGTATTTGTTTTCGTTATCCTATGTTCTACATACTAGAACATATTTAATAACattagaaataatattaataataataattattactactactactattttacTGAATTACTGAACTTATAATGACTTTTCTCTATGTTGTGTTTTACTTTTATCAAGTTctgtaagaaaataataataataaataattacataataatattgtgtattattattattatttattttataggaaAATCAAGTAATACATATGCAGGTATGATTAcccttaataataatataatattttcatataaaccATGTCACTGTATGTcactttaataattattattactactactattttaCTGAATTACTTAATTTTACTTCTAATGAATTGTCTCAATGTTGTGTTTTACTTTTATCAAGCTctgtaagaaaataataataataaataattacataataatattgtgtattatttatttaataggaaAATCAAGTAATGCATATCATATActataatattttcatataaaccATGTCATGGTATGTCACTTTAGGAAACATAATATTTGCGTCGTAGTTTAGAATACCATTGTACCTTATGGCTTGTCCAAAAATGTATGATGTTTTTGGACATGCCCACAAGAAACCATAGTATGGTGATGATAATAACATGGTATATGAATCTGGCCATCATCCTGTACCGTGGTAAACAAAGTCAATGTCAGTTATGTAACAGTAAGCGAGCGAAACTCACCGGCGCAGTAGTGAAAGCCGCGCGGGGAATCAGACTGATCAGCGAGCTCGAGTCTGATCACAACCAGAGACACACTCATGTGTTCAGAGGATCGAGCCCTGACACACTGACACACTGCTGCAGACACAACACCTGCTCACGGGCTCTCATCAGAGATATATGCCATAAACGCTGAACAGAATCACGCTAACCATTAGAGAGAAAACGCGTGAAAAAACAAGGACGCTTGAGAACGAAAAACAAATGACTGCGCTACTTCCGGGAACAAGgagaatttcaaaataaaagccctaaTTCACACTTTATAATAAGAGCCTTTCATGGCCACTGTTTGTGAATAATATAATGGTAGTATTGTTTAATATGCGTCATATACACCATggcatttttattattctaattaatatagttatgatattaattatattttcagaatGATATATTTATTGCCAAGTACATTATTACACACTCAAATAATTAGTCTTgaagtgatagatagatagacacagtacACAGTAGTATATGcaaatcttgaaaaaatattttaatataaatattttactcaaGTTatgtattattcaaataaaaaacaattcttTATTATATAAAAGCTACATATGTTCCAAGcatatgtacatatgtatatatgaacatatgtaaatatgttttgtttgacTTGCAGTGGAAAAACCACAACATGCTCACTGATGAGTGTGAATGTAAATTCTCATCAAATCATCGCTCCATCTAGTCTATGATGGTGCGAGCTGTAAAAGTGCTGCTATGTTTGCACATGAGCCACTGCCAGACCACTGAACTTTCTCTCTGTAACACAGACTCCACCCTGTGAACTCCCAACAGTGACAGCAGCTCACATTAACCTCCAACGTGAGCTAGTCACCTGGGCTGGTTTAATGCATTACAAATCCTCATCAAAAGAGTGATTCAGATAGACTCTAAATAAACATTCTACTGCTTGCGTCAGCAAACCCAGATTAAATATTCGACTAGTTCTGCTTGTTTAATGGGTTTTCtttatagaaaaaaacaaaagctgtGTATGATGACCATTTTCCATAATACTTCAGTCATTCAAATCAATTTCCCAGTTCGTCGTCTGAATCACATGACGTACAACAAAGTGCAAACAGCCTATTTTTATGCACAAAGGTGCATCACGTCTGGTTTTTGCATTGTACGTGATGGGGGAGGTGTGGTTTGGACAGATAGGAGGAGCTGCAAACGTCTGGCTGTTAATGTTCATCTGGCCGAAGAAGTCACCTCCTCTTGCTCCTCATCTGCCAAGCTTTTAGAGTAGTCTGATGTTTCCAAACCACACACCAGAGTGTTTTCCAAAGGTAAGCCAGCTCTGCTTTTAGAatacatgtttttgtatttgtcttcctgtatgttttttttttctgttgcatcTGATAAAGCTTAACCACTTCAGCCGAGTCTAACTGTCTAGTCTTACTTAACTTCCCTCATTTAAGCAAAACCACTCTAGTGATTAAACTGCTGGAAAACTTTAGAGTTGTATTCTGGTCACACATGCTCATGATTTAACAGGCCATTTTTTTATTGCTCTTGTTCTCCAAAAAGGGGTGTGTAAAAAAGGGATTTCCAGGAAGGAAACCATATCTGCTTTGGCAGGGGGCTCGTGAAGGAAAGACAGAATGTGTGGAATGTTGAACGTAGCATTTGCAAAGAAACGTTGTTTAAATGCAcctaagaccttttgagaagctttcaCAAGAGTTCCAAGGTCAGTTCCTTTTGTTTGAAGCAAAGAGGCTTCATGTTTCTGATACAATTTCATTTTCGGGGAAAATGGAGAGGCTTCTTAGGGGCAAGAATTGTTGTTTTTGTCACTTGAAACTTGATAATCACACAATACGAGCTTGGCTTTTGTTGGAACTGAGctcttttgttttctgttgaaatgaaactTGTTTAAATGGAGTATAATTTGCATGTGTATAGTTTTTGATGCCAGTCTTTCAGCCTGCAGGCAAGGTGAATACGGCTTGAAAATAGTGAATGACGTTGCCGCAACATGCTTCTATTCTTGCTGTTTTGTGGCAATTGCAAACTTTAACTTGCATCACAAAGCAGAGATTGAGTGTATAATGCATGCTGTTTACAGCATGAGCCATGATGCACTGAAGAGATAGTCAGGGACAGAAAGCACAAGAAGCAGAAATGTACAATGGTCACTTAATTTGTGCCAAGTTTGGTCCTGCCCCAATGCAATTGGTCaggccactgaaaaaaaaaagattgcatttgGTACAGAAATAGTGGGACAGAACCAGAAGTTTTTATCAAATCATGCATGTTTATGATGACTTCTCATTGATTAAATGCACATGCCTTCATTCATGTTTTCAGCATTAGCTGTTTTGTACGGGAGCAAATGCACCAAAATAAAGGTGCAACATGCATCACAAAGCAGAGGTTGTGTTTATGAAGCATGCCATTTACAACACGAGTCATTATGTACCAAAGACTTTTTAAGATCATTCAAGACAGAAAATGTGCTTACTTTGAGGTGCGCAtgctgaacaaaaacaaaacaaaaagcagaaaggtcccatattcatttattttgtgccaCGTTTGGTCTTGCCCTAATGCAAATGGTCAGGCAGCTGAAAAACAAGATTTCATTTGCACTTTGGTGCTGCTAATTATGTCTATAATGACCTCTCCCTGATCATTATCTGAATGCATATACCTCTTGCTTTCAGAATTAGATGTTGTATGGAAAATGCTAATTTAAGGTGCAACATGCATCACAAAGGAGAAGTTGAGTTTATGATGCAAGCAGTTTACAACATAAGCCATCTTGTACCAAGGGCTTTTCAGGATCATTCAGGATAGAAAATATACTCACTTTGAGGTAGGTGCGCTAAACAAACAGGCAAGAAGCAGAAGATCCAATTCTAACCAGATTGCATTTACACTTTGGAGCTGCTActatgcatgtatatattgaCCTCATGCTCGCTGTTCTCTATCTAAATGCACATACCTCCGTTCTTGCTTTCAGCATTTGCTATTTTGTGGAAAATGAACATTTACAAATCTAAAGGAGCAACATGCATCACAAAGGAGAAGTTGAGTTTATGATGCATTCTGTTTACAACCTGTTCTTCAAGTcgcggggaagtcgtggcctaatggttagagaatcggactggcaatcgaagggttgtgagtttgagtatCGGGCCGGcgggaattgtgggtggggggagtgcatgtacagtgctctctccaccttcaataccacgactgaggtgcccttgagcaaggcatcgaaccccaactgttccccgggtGTCACAgcataaaaatggctgcccactgctccgggtgtgtgttcacagtgtgtgtgtgtgtgtgttcactgctctgtgtgtgtgcactttggatgggttaaatgcagagcacaaattctgagtatgagtaaccatacttggctgaatgtcacttcacttgaATAGCCACTGTTCTATCCTgaataaacacacctgaaccagcaaatcaaggtcttcagactcaatagaaacttccaggcaagtgtgctggagctaaaccatgcAGGACTTTGCCTTCTGGAAGCAGGATTGGACAGCTCTGCTATTGAAGAACACTTTTTTAGGCATCCcaaagataaagaaaaacaactccatttatttattagtttgaaGAACATTTCTATCATCTAAAGAACCCTTTTCAACTAAAAAGTACTTTTTGTCCACTGGAAAGGTTCAATGGCAGTAAAAGGTTATTCTTGGAACCAGTAATGCCTataaagaagctttatttttaagagtttaaataatttttttaaacaccttTCTACTATAAGAACCCTTTTGCCCAAAGGAAAGATTCCATGGAAtttaaaaggttcttcatggaaccattgatTCTATTTTTACTCATTTGTTTGTactattttttttagcataaatatcaaacaaaaagttgtcaaaataatttttgagCACTTTTCCAGTTTCCCCTGCTGGAAAATCCTGCAAAAACTTTGCAGGATTTTGAAACGCAATCTTTAATTCTTAGCATGGTAATTACTCAAGTAATTATTcatatttcttttaatgtttggtttttaaacatttcttctttgctttccACAGATGGGAGAACAAGACCCCAGTGACAGGCTAGGAGGAGACTCTCTGAAAGACACAAAGGAAAATGGCACCGGAAGCTTCTCCCAGTTCTCCTCAAGCGTACGCACCATGGTGCGCATTCGCCAAAAGTACCAGGCCATGAAAAAACGGCGTCTTGAAATAGCATCAGTGTCATCCCAGGGCTTAATGTCTCCACGGTCCACCAGCCCAAAGGTTTTCACTTTTGATAATATCCAAGACCCCATAAGCTCTAACCCCTCTTCCCCACGCAAGCGGAAGAAAAAGAGGAGGACACGGGTTTTATATCCGAGCAACAGTTTGAGAGCCGTACCTACAAAAGAGAGAAGCCGTGCAAAGAACTGCCTCTACTTGTTGTGCATCATTGTATTTCTACAAGTTTACAATGCCATTGAGAACTTGGATGACCATGTACTCAAATATGATCTGGACGGACTGGAGAAAACACTTAAGAGGGAAGTGTTTGGCCAACAGGAAGTTGCAGACAGTCTTCTGGGTCATTTGCATGATTATTTGTCAACTTATGTACACAATAAACCTTTAGTGTTGTCGCTTCACGGGCCTACTGGAGTTGGGAAGAGCCACGTTGGCCGATTACTAGCTCAGCATTTCCGCTCAGTTGTTGGCGACGACTTGGTGATGCAGTACTTCGTTCTGCACCATTGCCCAACAGACGAcgatatcccacaatgcactaaATCTCTGGACTCTCACGTCTCGGAAATGGTGACTCAGGCTGAGGAACAGGAGAAGATACCGGTCTTTATCTTCGATGAGGTGGAACACATGCCTAGGGAGTTGCTGGACACACTGCAAGACCTGATTCATCCCAAAAACAACAACGAATACTTAAACGCCATCTACATTCTCATCAGCAACCTGGGACATGAAGACATCACCAAATTCGTTCTGCACAACTCCAGCGTCGCCGTCTCGGGCCATCTGAGCTTGATTCAGGAGCTGAACCCTTGGTTGCGAGGCTACCTTGAAAGATACCACATGCTATTTTTGGAGGCAGAGCTCCTGCCCTTTATGCTTCTGGAGAAGAGCACCGTAATGGATTGTTTTATTGATGAGATGTCCAGGGAAGGATTTTATCCAGATCGATCCCATGTAGAAAGACTTGCAGAAGAACTATCATACTACATAGTTGGCGAACGGGAATTTTCTCACACCGGATGCAGGCAGGTTGTGGCAAAAGTGAACCTTCTCTGAAACCAAATCTGCCGTGCAGATGGTCAACGTGAGGAAATTGTTATTGGTGCCATGAGAATGGCAATTCTTTTCACATTTCATTGTGCattctatgtaaaaaaaattgttgtacaGTTATACGttatatttgtaaagaaaattgCATACTGTACTGTTTCAAAGTTTGGGGTGCGTACTgcgtacatttatttttatgttgaaagaagtctcttctgctcaccaagattgcatttatttgattaaaaaatacagtaaaaacactaaaattgtgaaatactattacaatttaaagtaactgctttctacttgaatatagtctaaaatgtaatttattcctttgatcaaagctgaattttcagtatcattactccagtcttcagtgtcgcatgatccttaaaaactgcagttatttgaataatatttttttaacatatttactgtcacttttgattgatttaatgcatccttgctgaataaaagtatgaatttatttaataaataattttctaaccccagacttttgaacagtaccgTATTTTTCCTCATTTTTGTACTGTGAAGCAGGTCCATGAAACAAGCACAACTCTAAATAACACAAAACAGCATtcagtttttctttgtttattaaaatttcTCCAACTTATTCAAGATTGTAAAATTAGTTATTATATAtgataacaatataaataatagtaatatgcaAAAAACTGTTTGTATGTACAACGCATTGATATCTGTACCCATAAAGAGTTCAATGCACAAAAAGCTAATTTGTACACCGAAACACTTTTAAAATGGTTTGCAAGCGGTATTATTTCCCACAATACAGAGTTGCACTCTAACCATCAATGAGTGTGAAAAAAGATAGTGTTGCTAGCTCTAAAAATACGCGTGCCGTCTGTTCAGTTTCCTGTGAGGCCTAAAGCCCTAGAAGTGCAACATCACTTCTACAGCATCCTGAGAAACCTCAACTACAACCATCCAAGTTTATGACCTTTGCTCACCAACGTGATAAACCAAGTCCTTAACATGCACTGACATCACCAGAGAAACACGCAAAGCTTGCACATCTACCGCTACTTGTGTAATTTGGTTTGCTCTAGGTAAATATACGGCTGTCGTTAAATAAATTAGGTGATCAGCAAATATTTCCCTTAGAAGGCCAGATCTTACGGCCGGTTGAGAT belongs to Carassius gibelio isolate Cgi1373 ecotype wild population from Czech Republic chromosome B10, carGib1.2-hapl.c, whole genome shotgun sequence and includes:
- the LOC127966366 gene encoding torsin-4A isoform X2, whose amino-acid sequence is MGEQDPSDRLGGDSLKDTKENGTGSFSQFSSSVRTMVRIRQKYQAMKKRRLEIASVSSQGLMSPRSTSPKVFTFDNIQDPISSNPSSPRKRKKKRRTRVLYPSNSLRAVPTKERSRAKNCLYLLCIIVFLQVYNAIENLDDHVLKYDLDGLEKTLKREVFGQQEVADSLLGHLHDYLSTYVHNKPLVLSLHGPTGVGKSHVGRLLAQHFRSVVGDDLVMQYFVLHHCPTDDDIPQCTKSLDSHVSEMVTQAEEQEKIPVFIFDEVEHMPRELLDTLQDLIHPKNNNEYLNAIYILISNLGHEDITKFVLHNSSVAVSGHLSLIQELNPWLRGYLERYHMLFLEAELLPFMLLEKSTVMDCFIDEMSREGFYPDRSHVERLAEELSYYIVGEREFSHTGCRQVVAKVNLL
- the LOC127966366 gene encoding torsin-4A isoform X1 encodes the protein MFPNHTPECFPKMGEQDPSDRLGGDSLKDTKENGTGSFSQFSSSVRTMVRIRQKYQAMKKRRLEIASVSSQGLMSPRSTSPKVFTFDNIQDPISSNPSSPRKRKKKRRTRVLYPSNSLRAVPTKERSRAKNCLYLLCIIVFLQVYNAIENLDDHVLKYDLDGLEKTLKREVFGQQEVADSLLGHLHDYLSTYVHNKPLVLSLHGPTGVGKSHVGRLLAQHFRSVVGDDLVMQYFVLHHCPTDDDIPQCTKSLDSHVSEMVTQAEEQEKIPVFIFDEVEHMPRELLDTLQDLIHPKNNNEYLNAIYILISNLGHEDITKFVLHNSSVAVSGHLSLIQELNPWLRGYLERYHMLFLEAELLPFMLLEKSTVMDCFIDEMSREGFYPDRSHVERLAEELSYYIVGEREFSHTGCRQVVAKVNLL